A section of the Megalopta genalis isolate 19385.01 unplaced genomic scaffold, iyMegGena1_principal scaffold0097, whole genome shotgun sequence genome encodes:
- the LOC143262210 gene encoding uncharacterized protein LOC143262210, translating into MMQNLHYGTAAKDGPINPNTAPTPYQSIPIIHITEPLEAEVAQKSAGPEAPADARPSEPQKSQHLGAVLSQGLVELLEDQSRDLRVGKPQKDQTRDSRMAQRLSVLPGNQSRESRMAQNHNQLQDPRMTHELVHVQGNQLRDSKMAGRFRQHQDAQPKDFKMANRFGQGDQFRNMSPILRLTPIHSLTLSLNLSPILGFRPILRPILRPILNPILSLIFSPILSPIFSLILRFILILILALILISRSQSPPVLLYVGIRHAQHYCVPEKTCLCGLLVAAMAVQAMPAGKLETKMAESSAISPKDFHLEDAGAEKDRLKKQASFCVEIRPGAQNGQQVSQDGSQMKMQGLSVVQQSQVAPKMQSYSFQQAPQPVQSLGVFQAPQAYVVPQQSFVVPQQVVPQQVVPQQMMHQQVVPLVQTLQIIQPSQPCPQESKVQIIERRVEVPAPTPVPEVVTVKPQPQPERIVEPQTQVIETIKLVPVPPVCKDKLVVVPSKPMVVVPEPTIVKVPHCTHQSEGMTCNCNQQAIRAAAVGPVDHMHHMHMRAHTHPMHLGKMMTDFRFLKDPKA; encoded by the exons ATGATGCAGAATCTACACTATGGTACAGCGGCAAAGGACGGTCCCATCAACCCAAATACCGCACCAACCCCTTATCAGTCAATTCCTATAATCCATATTACGGAGCCGCTCGAGGCAGAGGTGGCGCAGAAATCGGCAGGGCCTGAGGCGCCGGCGGACGCGAG ACCAAGCGAACCCCAGAAAAGTCAACATCTTGGGGCTGTGTTGAGCCAGGGACTTGTCGAGTTGCTGGAAGATCAGTCTAGGGACCTCAGAGTCGGTAAACCTCAGAAAGATCAAACTCGGGACAGCAGAATGGCGCAGAGACTTAGCGTATTGCCAGGGAACCAGTCCAGGGAGTCGAGGATGGCGCAAAACCATAATCAACTTCAGGACCCTAGAATGACTCACGAGCTTGTACATGTCCAAGGGAATCAACTTAGGGACTCTAAGATGGCTGGTAGGTTCCGGCAGCATCAAGATGCTCAGCCCAAGGACTTCAAGATGGCTAACAGGTTCGGCCAAGGCGATCAGTTTAGGAACATGAG CCCCATTCTCAGACTCACTCCCATTCACAGTCTTACACTCAGTCTTAATCTGAGTCCCATTCTCGGTTTCAGACCCATTCTCAGACCCATTCTCAGACCTATTCTCAATCCCATTCTCAGCCTCATTTTCAGCCCCATTCTCAGTCCCATTTTCAGTCTCATTCTCAGattcattcttattcttattctcgcCCTCATCCTCATTTCCCGAAGCCAGTCCCCGCCCGTGCTGCTCTACGTCGGAATTCGGCACGCTCAGCACTATTGCGTTCCGGAAAAAA CATGTCTGTGCGGTTTGTTGGTAGCTGCGATGGCAGTGCAAGCAATGCCAGCTGGCAAACTGGAGACCAAGATGGCCGAATCCTCGGCGATCAGTCCCAAGGATTTCCATTTGGAGGATGCGGGTGCTGAGAAGGACAGGCTGAAGAAGCAGGCGTCCTTCTGCGTGGAGATCCGTCCAGGTGCTCAAAATGGACAGCAGGTGTCTCAGGATGGGTCGCAGATGAAAATGCAGGGCCTGAGCGTGGTGCAACAATCGCAGGTGGCGCCAAAGATGCAGAGTTACAGCTTCCAGCAGGCCCCGCAGCCTGTGCAGTCTCTGGGAGTCTTCCAGGCTCCTCAG GCATACGTGGTGCCCCAGCAGTCGTTCGTGGTTCCCCAGCAGGTGGTGCCCCAACAGGTGGTTCCCCAGCAGATGATGCACCAGCAGGTGGTCCCTTTGGTGCAGACTCTGCAGATCATCCAGCCATCTCAACCTTGCCCTCAGGAGTCGAAGGTGCAGATCATAGAAAGGAGAGTCGAGGTCCCAGCACCGACTCCAGTCCCCGAAGTGGTCACTGTAAAGCCCCAGCCCCAGCCCGAGAGGATCGTAGAACCGCAGACTCAGGTGATCGAGACCATTAAGCTGGTCCCAGTGCCCCCAGTTTGCAAGGATAAACTGGTTGTCGTGCCCTCCAAGCCCATGGTGGTCGTTCCTGAGCCAACTATCGTCAAGGTGCCTCATTGCACTCATCAAAGCGAAGGGATGACCTGCAACTGCAATCAACAGGCGATAAGGGCTGCCGCCGTAGGACCTGTTGATCACATGCATCACATGCACATGAGGGCTCATACTCATCCCATGCACCTTGGCAAGATGATGACTGACTTTCGTTTCCTCAAGGACCCAAAAGCTTAG